From the genome of Penaeus monodon isolate SGIC_2016 chromosome 11, NSTDA_Pmon_1, whole genome shotgun sequence:
CACTGtgtcatatttaatttttttcagtattctttCCTTGAAAAAAGTTCAGCAATGACAATGGTTAAAGAATTAATAATTtcaaagtataataattaaaaaaactgatTACTTTTGCAATAAATGAAGGTAAGGGGTGGGGCTTAGCTTAACAGTTGCCAATTAGGATTTTCATCGAGTGGTGCTACCTGCTTTCGAGTACCTTAGTAGCTGAACATTTCTCTCAAATCCAGTCATATCATCTAAACACAAACTACTTGTCGTCGTCTACTTGAACTATTATCTAAACACTAAAATACATTTCCATATAATCGTACAATATCTGTTCTATAACAAAAATACAAGTGAAAATGAGACATTGTAGAGCTTCGCATTGTGTAAACTCTTAACGCAAAATATTTTCTTGccttgtatattttctttctcatgtAGACTCTCCATGTTATACTCGCTCCTTTCCAAGAAGAATTTCCTTATTGCAGACCTTCCTTATGGTAAGGACTCTCCCTACTGAAGACTTCTTGTACAAACTCTCCTCAGCTTGATCTTTATTGCATGAATTCCCTTCCCTCTGCAAAGTCTTCGCATTGTGCAGACCTTCCCTCTAGTCTGGAGACTCTCCTCGCTGGGCATACCTTCCGTACTGTACAGAGTTTACATGCGTTTACTGTACATATCGCCTTGTTATTCAAATAGCCCTCCAGACATTACTGTGTGCAATATCTTTACCCCGTAGACTTCCTTTCCCTTCGTCTACGCGTAAGTCACCCTAACACTATACGCTCTCCACCCCGTCTACACACTACACCAATCTGCACGAACTTCATCGCCACTCTCCGTACGCTACAAAGTCTCCTTACATTTGTACAGTCCTCTCCTCACTGACCACAAAATCTCCTTTCCCAATCACGCACTCTCTAACGTGCCATTTTCCAGGTAGGAAAAGCCCTTTAGAGATACAGCATCCAAGTCATCTCCCTTCTCTATGGGTCTCTTGGCCTCCGACGATTCGTACCCACACAGCCATCGGTAGAATCTCAGACTCTGTTTGTTCACATAACTTTCATTCGCTTTGTCTGGTTTGACGGGACCTGttgcaaaaggggaaaatgaagatcCATGAAAGGGTGGGTGAAAGTTGCTGCGTTAAATTAAGTgataacgtgtgtgtatgtgtagtgtgtgtgtgtgtgtgtgtgtgtgtgtgtgtgtgtgtgtgtgtgtgtgtgtgtgtgtgtgtgtgtgaggagagacagagagagtctgagagcaggtgtatgtttgtgtgtgggtgtgtgtttgtgcttgtgtatcTGTGCTTGTATTTGTTTGTTCACTCTTTAATCTATAAGCCTATATTTGTATAGACAAATATCTAACAAACATACCACTTCGGATCAAATTATATAAACGAATGGAACTGACTAACCTGTGCACAACGACACAACTGTAGACACAACAAGGACAATGGTTATCCCCATCATGCCAAGATAACAGTAGGAGACGTCATACAGCCTTGGGTATGTGGCATCGGACGAACTGAAAGAATGGTGActggtatataaaaaatacaaaaggacggatacacgcacacacacatacaaacacaaggacacaaggacacacacacacacgcacacacgcgcgcgcgcgcgcgcacacacacacaatcacgccaTCATCAACCAATGAAACACCCAATCCATAAACATAATACTCCtgctaagaataaataaataaaacacggcAACTCACTCGTTGAAGAGCTGCGAATAACCAGGAGCAGCACTGGAACCGTTGTAAATGCTGTAATCAGTACTATTCACGAAAGGTGCCCGAGAACCCTCAAGTGTGCCGTCGAACACAACGTCCAAAACGGGGCATCCTTCAGTAGACGTCGGAAGCACGGGACTCTGACCAGCACCGTACGTAAACTTGCCGATGACGATCCACAGGTTGAAGCACAAGGCTGCCACGAAGCCAGCGGTAGCAccctgggaggagggagggggaagggagaggttggtCGCTTCGTAATGTTTGTTCGTTGCAAAGTGTGAGTGACTGTGGGAGATTAGTTTCTCTCCGCGTCACGTCAAAATtcactcgagaaaaaaaaaaaaaagtttcgtcgTGCGTCTAATCAAGACCCTATTCAACTTTCGTAAATGAATCACGTTAAAGAACACCATATAAATACCACAAGGAAATAAATATCCATAcagatcaaaataaaaacaaatatccaTTACAAATACCCCACGTTCGTAAAATCACCACGTTACAAAGATCAgccatttaaaaaaatcacaaatacacATCCACCGCAGCCCCAAGCGAGACAAACCACAAATAACACGCACTTTATTCTGTTACAAAACACTCAATATCTTCCCCGACTTTATGCCTCATCTACCTACCTTCGCACTAACCCAAGGTGCGGCCACGGCAGTTATGAACAGCCCATCCATTGGACTAACCAGAGCCCCACTAATGCTGTATGCGGTCTGGAACAAGGTGCCCAGGTTGGCTACTAGGAAGGCCATGCTGATGCTCAGGAGACCCATGCATACggctggaggaggagaggaggtgttggtattagtaatgaataataaatgaatatattaggaatgcataatattagtaataagttataaataacaaataatggtattagtaatagacaataaataaataagtaaattggtcataaataatatcattaataaatgataacaattgttggTATTGTTGGTATTAAAGAATTTGGCAAAATTATAagtattactttaataataagaagaataagaataaacacagaaataacaacaatgataataatgatgataacactataaATTAAAACagagaattgtaataataataaaataattgcacaataataaaacaaaataataaaaagaaaacaaaaaagaagaagacaaaaaacaagaataacaaattcAACAAACAGtaacgttaataataacagtaatgagtaATATTACCTCCTACTGCCAGTAATAACAGGAGCTTCTACTGACATGCGTCATATTATGCAAACCCTATTTTCCTGGAGACTAAACCCAGACCTCCCTGCTTTTCAATATTAAACGTCGACTACAGCATGCAACGCACCCGATGTTCAAAGCGAATGGATGCTGCTGGTAACCCTGCCATTTCGACTGTCGAGATATGGCAGTTGGCATCACTGACTGCCATTTCAGCAATTCCTGTTATGTTTCATCAATGTTGTTATGCGTAGTTGGATACTCGCATCAGGCCTTTTATCTATGCGACTAGAAAAAGCAAATGGGTGTACAAacactgagagggagagggagggaaggagggagaggggaagggagggagggggaggggaaaggagagagggagggggaaagggggaaggagggagaggagggagggagggaagagggaagggagcgagtgagggaaggagggggaagagagagagagggggggagggagagcgaaatatatatatatatagatatatatatatatatatatatatatatatatatatatatatatatgtatatatatatatagagagaggagagggaagagagagagagagagagaggagagagagagagagagaagagagagagagaagagagagagagagagtcagacagtcagacacaccacacagacaaacagagcaaGAAAGACCGAAACAGGGCGAGAACACGGAAGGAGAGGCAGTCCACACAACGACCTTTAAAGTCCACCTGAATATCCACCTGTGCTCCGCAACGTGAATGGAAACTCCACCAAAAGCAGTGCGTGAtctagtgagtgagtgtgtgtgtgtgtgtgtgtgtgtgtgtgtgtgtgtgtgtgtgtgtgtgtgtgtgtgtgtgtgtgtgtgtgtgtgaatgaatgagtgagtgagtgagtgagtgagtgagtgagtgagtaagtaaagtgagtgagtgaagtgagtgagtgagtgaatgagtgagtgagtgaagtgtgtgagtgagagtgtgtgtgggaggtgaGGGTAGCAAACACCCTGCCCCGATCCCCTGAATACCCAAATATATCCACACAGTTAAGATGAAATTAGGCATTATGTTACCAATTCTTTCCATTCCTTTACATAACAATTACTCAATAAGCGTAGAATGTCTCATAGAGAGATACCTAAAAAGTTTGTTTCTCTATCAAGAGACACTAATACATGAACTTTTAACATTTTCGAATGAATTCACTATTAGAGGTGGAACTAATCAAAGCAAATCAGGCAATCATTTAATcagaaatactaataatgatggtactattaataaaagtaatgaaaataataataataataatttattaatatcattcttcttcttcttcttcttcttcttcttcttcttcttcttcttcttattattattattattattattattattattattatattattattattattattatcatcattatcattttttttagtattactattattgttattactattattattattagtagtagtagttgtatggcaataataacagtgatgataatactgataccgctactgatgatgatattgaaaatgataatgacaaaaaataataataacaataataatggtaatgctaatgataataacaataataacaatactatgacgacttctactaatactaatactactagcagtaataacataataataataacaataataataataataatcataacaataacaataacaataataataatgataataataatgataaaaaatataataataataataatgaatgatgataataataatgataataataaagataataataatgaataataataataggtaataaacaacaaaaaacaacaacaacaacaacaaccaacaacaataaacgtaaaaatatataaaaaaatacaaataatcaataataaagagAGCAAGATAAAGCAACATTCAGTAGAAAGACAGTAGTGAGCAAAACTATAACCCATACGAGTATCTCGCTAAAAACGTGATTAAGAGGTCAAAAGGAATTGTATTCGGCTAAAGACAATATaactgataaagaagaagaggaaggagaagaggaagaggaagaagaagaggaagaagaggaagaagaggaagaggaagaagaagaaagaagaagaaaagaagaagaagaagaagaaaagaagaagaagaggaagaagaagaagaagaggagaagaaaaaaagaagatgaggaagaagaaagaagacgaagaagaagaagaagaagaagaagaaagaagaaggaagaagaaatctGATTTATCgatagataatttttatttattttttttatttatttatttatttatttttttttgatacctTGGGAATCCCTTTGGATTTTCACTTAGATGCTTTTGACacttgaagaaagaaaataagatattcaCACGTCACGAAGAAACCATAAATAAATAACGGTGTACAAAAGGGTATGAAaaggatatgaaaataatatgaagagATGAAAAGGATACGAAATGGCATGAAAATGGTATGAAAAGagtttgaaaattatataaaatggtaTGAGAAGGAAAAGCTTGACGACGCAAGAGTATTATTAGACTGGTTAAGCTCAGAAAGCATTtaaattatgatttataattgTATCAGAGTCTAAGTAGAAacgcagataaacaaacacacacacacacacacacacacacacacacacacacacacacacaacaccacaaacaacacacacacacacacacacaccacacacacacacacacacacacacacacacacacacacacacacacacacacacacacacacacacacacacacaccacacacacacacaacacacacacacgcacatatatatatatatatatatatatatatatatatatagagagatagatagatagatagatagatagatagatagatagatagatagataatatataaataaatatatatatatatatatatatatatatatatatatatatatatattttggcgtTGTACAAGTTTcacgcaaacaaaacaaacattgaaaaaaagtaaacaaatatgattttaaaaagttattcCCATGAATCCCGTTCCCTACCTTCGTCGCGATAAACTTTcttcactcaaacaaacaaacaaacgctcaGTCAAATATATAAACCGACCCAAACTAATGCAAAAACAAAACtgttaaatacaaaatataaatcaaaataaaacaaatacaaaaaatataaaacaacaacaaaaaaatgtatgaataaatcaAACAGATAAACCGGCGCCTACGTACACAGGACTCCCAAGCCTCACTCTACTTAACACTTCTACTTAAACACCGGTGCCTACTTACAACAGGACTCCAGACCATCACTCTCTTAACACCTCCACTTAACACCGGCGCCTACTTACACAGGACTCCAGACCATCACTCAACACCTCCACTTAACACCGGCGCCTACTTACAACAGGACTCCAGACCATCACTCAACACCTCCACTTAACACCGGCGCCTACTTACACAAGACTCGCGTGATATTCGTGGCACTCTTTGCAGGCACGTTGGCAAAGATCCACCATCCACTTAGGAAATCCTCCCACATCATGACGACCATTGCATTGGCTTGTGAAGATAGCGAGCTGAAAGGAAGTGGCGAGTGAGCagataagaaggaaagataaatagaagtaGTATATATTGGATGAATAGAAATAGGAACAGAAGggaaaattaaatgatataaatgGATAAGGAGATATGAATGTAAGATTTTAAATGAAATAGTTGATGAgtagataggaaggagagatgaaatgaaattgaacatattaatataaagataggaatgaaagatgaaatgataaatagataggaatagaggatgaaatgaaatataaatcgatagatagaataagaatgaaagatgaaatcagataaatcaaaaaaataaatagagaatatgATGACATTATCGACAGCTTCCTTCCTCGTggaaaacgtaaagaaaaaaaaataatataaaaaaatgaagctAATACGAAAATCCGGAAATATTGACATACTCAATGAAAGGGTTATTGTTATTCAAAAATTACGGTTCTTATGACGAGTTACATTTGAGGAAACAAAGCAAAGCATATTACTGGAGGAAGGAATCCATCTAGAGTACACACACGCGTATGCACTCGCACCAGTGCAAAcgtgctcgcacacacacacacacacacacacacatatagatattagtaatgataacaataatattattaataataataataataataataataataataataataataataataataatgataagtgttcgaaaagatatcaaagtataaagacctttaaatagagatggaaaagatgtggcatttaaaaaccaaaactttgtctgttgttattggagctcttggccttataaagaaaggtactgataagtttcttgaacaaataccggaaaatccaaaattagaagaagtcaaaaaaatagatttaaacagcagagcgcatgttctcagaagagccctatcgatctgaagtatttttgtgttcgtgaattgacttgactggatgttttaatttgtaattgttctgcatattttttaaatatttttgttaatgttccattacctcaaacttcaatccccctaggtcgctggtagtgactcggagtttgattttaattagcagatctaaagaaacttttacaatcaataataacaatgataacaccgCACCCACCTGAGGACGGCGCCCGCCACGGCAGCCACGAACACCCCCGCCATCCCTGGAACATGGCGCAGCTTATCGGCCACGAGAAACGCGAGGATCTGGTCCGACTTCTCGATCTGGCCGTTGCCTAAGGGGTCGCAGTCCTCGTAGGCGGCGTAAGCGACGAGGCCGGAGAAGTAGAAGAGGGACCAGAGCACGGCGAGGCACAGCATGAAGGTGAAACACACGCtggggggagagaggcgagagtgcGGGGTGGTTTCACATGGAGTAAAAGGCTttaaaaacagagagggagagagatatatactataaataatagataaattggatagatagttagataaatactatacatcaaataaaataaacaaagagttACATAAATACGATACAGAGGTATGAGTGATAAGCGTGTTCGATAGAGAAAGTACAGGTTATATAGGGATGTcgatatgactatatatacacagGAGTGAAAATTGAGGCTAATATGATATATGGAAGTTTAGGGGaacattaatttatttactaatttaaaatatcattatacacTGAGGCAAAGTTGTCTTAGGGAAGTTGAGGCAAAGTGCTGCAAATATTAAAAACTACAATAGAGACAAATATTAATACAAAGACTATACACCACGGGGCTCAGAATTTAGGATACGAGGTCGTATTTTGGGAAGGTGTTCTAggtgatatttttcttatatatcggCTTTAAGAGGGAAATTATATGTGTAAAATGAACGGCACGAGGGTCTgttccgagagagagaaaaaagaacaagaagtatGTCAgtttacataaataatttttatttcttcttcttcttctttttctttctcctttttctttttctttctcctttttcttttcccttttttcctttttttctttttcttttccttctacttctttctcttcttcttcgtcttctttttcttcttcttcttctcttcttcttcttcttttcttctttttcttctctttcttttccttcttcttctttctcttcctcttgtttttcttctttttcttctttttcttttccctcttcttcttcttccgtcccTTCGCTCGCCCGCCCCGCACCAACTCTCGCGAGGAAATCGTGAGCAGCAAACGGGGAACCTTTTCACACTCAAGGCAAGATCAGGGATTCACTCAAGACGCTAATTAAGCAGCGCTGCGCAGAAGGGGAGAAATGCGGGAGCAATAgattggcctttttttttcttttttctttctctctctctttctgcatctctctatttctgcatctctctctctttctctctctctgcatcactctctctctctctctctctgtctctctctctctctctctctcttctcctcgtctctctctctcgctctctttctatctctctctcgtctgtctcctctctctctcgctcctctctctctctctctctctctctctctctctctctcttctctctctctctctctcctctctctctctctctctcttctctctctctctctctctctctctttgttttgttttactgcaCTGGTAACTTACGCCGTGGACATTGGACTATGGGGTAAAATAACCTttaactattattgtttatttttttatatcaatttgtatttactttttatcGCGACTTATCACTTACCCTCGGAACCTTCACACCACAAACACCGCTCACATACCTAACCAAGTTTACCACACCTCTGACTCTGAATCCATGCAATAGGGCCAGACCTCACCGACCAAACTTGCCACCAGCCTCAAGCTCACTAAGTACAAGatattaaataaagaaagatagcATACATAGAAACTTCACTCACTGACAGAAACGAGCTCATTACTCTGAAAATGTATATCAAGAAGTAGCGACTTAGGACTGTACGAGACGTTCGTGTCGAAGCTGTGGTGACGTAGACGAAcagataaataacgataataggatagtaaatgagaaaatagaaagaaagggaatgaagcatagagaaaaaagtagaataacAGACAGGGAGCAATGGCAGAAGTTGGGTGCATGTGggagtaagatatatataagatatagtataatatgatataacaattAAAGAACGAATGAGAAATATGTCATAAATGAGAGTATATTTATGATGCTGCATCTTTGTTTTGTGggttagattatattttattatataatttatatcatacatctattattattatattattttatttattattacggtCGAAtgctagagaagagagaaaataatagcaAAGCATCATTgggcatattaatataataatatactatcaatcaatatacacacacaatatttatttattttactcacTCAACtaacagatagaaaagaaaattataacaaaagtagatgcacacacacaacaacacaccaccacacacacaacactaacaccactgaaagctaaagaaaaacacacacacacacaaacacacacacacaaaacacactcacacgcacacacacatatcaccccagcccacacacacacacacgcaaaacacacacacacacaacacacacacacacacacacacacacacacacacacaacacacacacacacacactacacacacactaaccaacacacacataacacacacacaccacacacaaaccacacacacacacacacaaaccaacacacacacacacacacaaaaaatcaccacaaacacacacacacacacacacacaaacacacacacacacaacacaaacacacaaacacacacacacacacacacacacacacacacacacacacacacacacacacacacacacacacgtagacagcCAGACTGAGAGCTCAACAGATAACACGGTCTGTCATTCCAACTCACTTGAAAAACTCGAGGCGTCCTCCTTGGCCCGCCCTTTGCCACACTTCCCCGATGCCGCCCAACTCAATGCACACTTGGACCACCACCGACAGCACGCCCACGAACATGATTGTGGTCTGGAGAACGTCTGTGTACACTACCGCCCGCACGCCCCCctggtgagaggagggagaagggagagagtgaggcgaTACGTAGGTCTCCTTTGGTTATGACGTGCTGGAAATATTATTGTGTTGGGGAGAGTGAGATTTAaagacaaagaacacacacacacacatacacttaaacacacacacacacacacacacacacacacacacacacacacacacacacacacacacacacacacacacacacaatatatatatatatatatatatatatatatatatatatatatatatatatatatatatatatatatatatatatgtatatatatattttttaatctccgTTCTCTATATGACGTAATCTAAACAAAATGCCAAGTCTCTTACCACACGGGAATCCTAAATTGCATTATGACCTGTGTGATgattagatgaaaaaaacaagCCAGCTCATGAAACACAGAAAACCACATAGGCAAGACCCCCCCAGCCCAGGCACCCCTACCTcgaccccccacccacccacccacccaccccaggCAACCCCCAACCTcgaccccctcaccccacccaacccccaccccccaccccagacTCACCAGCGAAATATATACGGAGCAGACGACGCCCAGCACGATGATGGAGACGCCCGCGGACAGCCTCGTGACGGagctgagggtgagggacggggCGTAGAGGCAGATCCCGAGGTACATGGCGCTGTGGACGATCTGGGTGATGGACGCCAGCTTCTTCAGGAGCTGGGACTCGAAGCGCAACTGGAGGTACTGTGGGGTGGGTGGagaggtgggtaggggtgggtggagaggtggagaggtgggtGAGAAGGTGGAGTAATgggtggagaggtggggaggtggagtaATGGGTGGGGAGGTGGTTAGGGGTGGGTGGAgaggtggtggtgaagatggGAGTGTTGGGGGAGAGGTTGGGTTTGTTGGCGTGTTGCGGAAGTGGGTTGGAGGGCCAATAGGGGACGAAGGTGGAAGtgggagaaggcgaagaagaaaaaaaaaagatatctttaATAActgaaaatttaatacatataaaaaaacccatccctttcccttctctataCTATGCAATAAGCTGATTCTCTACGATCTCTGTCCATGAAAAAAACTCAAATTCTCTCTAACTTACTTAAAACCATGTTGTCCACTTAGCTAGCACATTCCACTATCCTTACCCATCATATACCCTCCTAAAAACAATATATCAAAGGCATTATATACCCACCCAGTCACACATCAACAATACCCATGATTCTTTCCTCAATATATTCCAACGATACCCATGAATCTCTTCTAATTATATTCCCagctacaacaccacacacatatacccccacAGGACTTATAACCTGTATTCCAAACAAACTACAGATACACACT
Proteins encoded in this window:
- the LOC119578657 gene encoding sodium-coupled monocarboxylate transporter 1-like, translated to MLCLAVLWSLFYFSGLVAYAAYEDCDPLGNGQIEKSDQILAFLVADKLRHVPGMAGVFVAAVAGAVLSSLSSQANAMVVMMWEDFLSGWWIFANVPAKSATNITRVLSVCMGLLSISMAFLVANLGTLFQTAYSISGALVSPMDGLFITAVAAPWVSAKGATAGFVAALCFNLWIVIGKFTYGAGQSPVLPTSTEGCPVLDVVFDGTLEGSRAPFVNSTDYSIYNGSSAAPGYSQLFNDSSDATYPRLYDVSYCYLGMMGITIVLVVSTVVSLCTGPVKPDKANESYVNKQSLRFYRWLCGYESSEAKRPIEKGDDLDAVSLKGFSYLENGTLESA